CGCTCTCACGTTGAGCGCGCTCTGCTCGACGAGCGATCTCTCAGCCGCCTCGATCATCCTCTTGACCATGTGGCCACCGACCGCACCACACTGAGCGGACGGGATGTTGCCCCAGTACCCGCCGACTATCTGGTTGACGGGGAAGTTGATCTCGTTCGCGATCTCGTACTTCCACTGATCCAGGGCGTTGCCTGCCTCAACCACGAGAGCGCGGTTCCTCTTCTGTCCGCGTGCCATTTCAGTTTCACCTCACTTTCCTTTTCTGCTGGTAGTATTGCCTTAGGGCAAGACTGTATGTTAGCGAATGTGTGGCACGGCTACATATGATGTTCCATTGAGGTTGCAAACCGAGTCCCCGCCTCGACCTGCGAGAATACTGATAAACGAGGACATCAGGGAGGACCTGCAGGAATTCGTGGCGAAGTAACATGGCCGGGGTGCGTCCTGCCGCGGTGCACTAATCGCTTCACAAGGAGGTAGTTTCAACACAGTGCGATTGCTGTTGCAGATGTTTTGGTCTTTCTTCAAAATCGGCGCGTTCACGTTCGGCGGCGGCTACGCCATGGTTCCTCTGATACAAAAGG
This is a stretch of genomic DNA from Bacillota bacterium. It encodes these proteins:
- a CDS encoding alpha/beta-type small acid-soluble spore protein — its product is MARGQKRNRALVVEAGNALDQWKYEIANEINFPVNQIVGGYWGNIPSAQCGAVGGHMVKRMIEAAERSLVEQSALNVRAGFRAGLGASANLGTTTGAYNLPSGMPAQQNVGQQAGFTTTGLQQ